Proteins co-encoded in one Verrucomicrobiota bacterium genomic window:
- a CDS encoding DUF2076 domain-containing protein, protein MTPEEQNLISSLFDRLRKADTAPKDSEAEALIRQKVAEGPSAPYLLVQSVLVLEHAVTNAQARIADLEKQVAAAQQNQKASHGGGFLSGLFGGGRHDEPTPPPAPQAQPAAPRPAYAPPPAQYAPPPPTAYPSTTNLQPGAGGSFLKGALSTAAGVAGGALVFQGIENLIGHHAGPFGSVMGAGDQGGFLPGDVQNTEVTNNYYINEDPQSAQTVQDLDPGDQGGVADQNVDYDPGQDANLDTVDDTFDDGGGSSGDDTSFV, encoded by the coding sequence ATGACCCCGGAAGAACAAAACCTGATCTCAAGTTTATTTGATCGCTTACGCAAGGCCGACACGGCGCCGAAGGATTCTGAAGCGGAAGCTCTTATCCGCCAGAAAGTCGCGGAGGGCCCGTCGGCGCCGTACCTGCTTGTGCAATCCGTCCTCGTACTGGAGCACGCCGTGACGAATGCGCAGGCCCGTATCGCCGACCTGGAAAAGCAGGTTGCCGCGGCGCAACAGAACCAGAAGGCGTCGCATGGCGGCGGGTTCTTATCCGGGCTATTCGGAGGTGGACGGCATGACGAACCAACCCCTCCGCCCGCTCCGCAGGCCCAACCCGCGGCGCCCCGTCCGGCTTACGCTCCGCCGCCCGCCCAGTACGCACCACCACCCCCTACCGCTTACCCGTCGACGACCAATTTACAACCGGGAGCAGGCGGAAGTTTTCTCAAAGGCGCATTATCGACCGCGGCGGGCGTGGCGGGCGGTGCCCTGGTGTTTCAGGGGATTGAGAACCTGATCGGCCACCACGCCGGACCGTTCGGGTCGGTAATGGGCGCGGGCGACCAGGGAGGATTTCTGCCCGGCGACGTTCAGAACACGGAGGTCACGAACAACTATTACATCAACGAGGACCCGCAGAGCGCGCAGACCGTCCAGGATCTCGATCCGGGCGATCAAGGCGGGGTGGCCGATCAAAACGTCGATTACGACCCGGGTCAAGACGCTAACCTTGATACCGTTGACGACACCTTCGACGATGGCGGCGGCAGCAGCGGCGACGACACGAGCTTCGTCTAG
- a CDS encoding NADPH-dependent assimilatory sulfite reductase hemoprotein subunit, which translates to MAAKNVEEIKAESNGLRGSLREEIQDGASIHVSEEAAQLLKFHGSYQQDDRDQRIARKQQHLDKAWIFMIRSKIPGGALTAEQYLQHDRVAAELGNGTLRITTRQDIQLHGVLKGNLKGCLQQINASGITTWGGCGDVVRNTIAPAAPLKDEAHEDAQRLAHELSRKFLARSRAYSEIWLDGEKLDPGAASAQEAEADPVYEKHYLPRKFKIGIAIPPRNDVDVYSNDLGFISHVADGRVLGYTVVVGGGFGMSHGKVDTYPALAKPLFYVPRDQALDVALAVVLVQRDYGNRTDRKRARLKYLIDERGIDWFRDEVCKRFAGQSAPARSVRWDTVGDMLGWHPQGDGRWFRGVWVQEGRVADAHGVNYRSAFRTIVERFRLPVRLTTNCNLILADVLPEQRAEIDRILAAHSVPEPATLTPMRQTAQACVGLPTCGLALAESERAFPAVLDQIEAVMSELALSDEQILIRMTGCPNGCARPYNADIAFVGRAPGKYALYVGGSITGDRLAGLHAKTVNQEDIPAQVRELLSGYVQQRRPDETFTAYWGRTHENGPAPHPSQFHVELARRAGAKLEPAEA; encoded by the coding sequence ATGGCAGCCAAAAACGTCGAAGAAATCAAGGCCGAAAGTAACGGGCTCCGGGGTTCACTCCGTGAGGAGATCCAGGACGGCGCGAGCATCCACGTGTCGGAAGAGGCGGCTCAGTTGCTGAAGTTTCACGGAAGTTATCAGCAGGACGACCGTGATCAGCGCATCGCTCGTAAGCAGCAACACCTCGACAAGGCGTGGATTTTCATGATCCGCTCGAAAATCCCCGGCGGCGCCCTTACGGCCGAGCAATACCTCCAGCACGACCGCGTTGCCGCCGAGCTCGGGAACGGCACCCTGCGCATCACCACGCGTCAGGACATTCAGCTCCATGGAGTCTTGAAGGGCAATCTGAAGGGTTGCCTTCAGCAAATCAACGCGAGCGGCATCACCACCTGGGGCGGCTGCGGCGACGTCGTCCGGAATACCATCGCGCCCGCTGCACCGCTGAAGGATGAAGCTCACGAGGACGCGCAGCGCCTCGCGCACGAGCTCAGCCGCAAATTTCTCGCCCGTTCGCGGGCGTACAGCGAAATCTGGCTTGACGGTGAGAAGCTGGACCCGGGAGCCGCTTCGGCCCAAGAGGCGGAGGCTGACCCGGTCTATGAGAAGCATTACCTGCCGCGGAAATTCAAGATCGGGATCGCCATCCCCCCGAGAAACGACGTTGACGTCTATTCAAACGACCTCGGTTTTATTTCGCACGTGGCGGATGGCCGCGTTCTCGGCTATACGGTAGTCGTCGGGGGCGGCTTCGGCATGTCGCACGGCAAGGTCGACACCTACCCTGCGCTCGCCAAACCGCTTTTCTACGTTCCCCGCGACCAAGCGCTTGACGTGGCCCTGGCGGTGGTGCTGGTGCAACGCGATTACGGCAATCGCACCGACCGGAAACGGGCCCGCTTGAAATACCTCATCGACGAACGAGGCATCGATTGGTTCCGGGATGAAGTCTGCAAACGCTTTGCCGGGCAGAGCGCCCCGGCAAGGAGCGTCCGCTGGGACACCGTCGGCGACATGCTCGGCTGGCACCCGCAGGGGGATGGCCGCTGGTTCCGGGGTGTGTGGGTTCAGGAAGGGCGGGTAGCCGACGCGCACGGCGTAAATTATAGGAGCGCGTTTCGCACCATCGTTGAAAGGTTTCGTCTGCCCGTCCGGCTGACGACTAATTGCAACTTGATCCTGGCAGACGTCTTACCCGAACAGCGCGCGGAAATCGACCGGATCCTCGCTGCCCATTCTGTGCCGGAACCTGCGACGCTGACGCCGATGCGCCAGACGGCTCAGGCGTGCGTCGGGTTGCCCACGTGCGGCCTGGCACTTGCCGAGAGCGAGAGGGCGTTCCCCGCGGTTCTGGATCAGATCGAGGCGGTGATGTCGGAACTCGCCCTGTCCGATGAGCAGATCCTGATCCGTATGACCGGCTGCCCCAACGGGTGCGCCCGGCCCTATAACGCCGACATCGCCTTCGTCGGGCGCGCCCCGGGCAAATACGCGCTCTACGTCGGCGGATCGATCACCGGTGACCGGTTGGCCGGGCTGCACGCGAAGACGGTGAATCAGGAAGATATCCCGGCGCAGGTTCGCGAGCTGCTGTCCGGATACGTGCAGCAACGCCGGCCGGATGAAACTTTCACGGCTTACTGGGGGCGCACCCACGAGAACGGTCCCGCACCTCATCCCTCTCAGTTTCACGTGGAGTTAGCCCGGCGCGCCGGCGCGAAGTTAGAACCGGCGGAAGCGTGA
- a CDS encoding 2,3-bisphosphoglycerate-independent phosphoglycerate mutase has protein sequence MAQPVILIIRDGWGINPHGKERAEADGNATLLARTPFHDHLYGTYPGSRLSASGMDVGLPQGQMGNSEVGHLNLGGGRIVYQDLTRINKAIADGELARNEVINQAFAKARGRRLHLIGLVSDGGVHSHQDHLIALARHAAATGVTDICIHAITDGRDTSPTGGAGYLATVERELKDIGAKIITVVGRYFAMDRDKRWDRTKLAWDAIMLGRGQVSSEDPSEAVRKRYAENETDEFLKPIIFSHANEQRIRDADVVFCFNFRADRMRQLSNAFLFEDFNGFEREIWPRVEYVTLSTYDKTFKCPVAFRPQSLKDILGEVVSNAGKRQLRIAETEKYPHVTYFFNGGVEQPFPGEDRVIVPSPKVATYDLQPEMSEPKVTEELLKRLKDYDLVILNFANPDMVGHTGVVAAGVKAVEAVDDGVRQVIEEVLRLDGRALVTADHGNCELMRNPDGSPNTAHTTNLVHLLYVAADAGRFQIEDGILADVAPTLLQMLGLPKPEEMTGHSLLREKA, from the coding sequence ATGGCGCAACCAGTTATTCTGATCATCAGGGATGGGTGGGGCATCAATCCCCATGGGAAAGAGCGAGCCGAAGCGGACGGGAATGCGACTTTGCTTGCCCGGACGCCATTCCATGATCACTTGTACGGAACCTATCCCGGAAGCCGCTTAAGCGCCTCGGGCATGGACGTCGGTTTGCCGCAAGGCCAGATGGGCAATTCGGAGGTCGGGCACCTCAACCTGGGTGGCGGGCGGATCGTTTATCAGGACCTTACCCGGATCAACAAAGCGATCGCGGACGGCGAACTGGCCCGCAACGAGGTGATCAACCAGGCGTTTGCCAAGGCGCGCGGTCGCCGCCTTCATCTTATCGGTCTCGTTTCCGACGGGGGCGTCCACAGCCACCAGGATCACCTGATCGCGCTTGCCAGGCATGCCGCCGCCACCGGTGTAACGGATATCTGCATCCACGCCATCACCGACGGCCGCGACACGTCACCGACCGGCGGCGCCGGTTACCTCGCCACGGTGGAACGTGAACTGAAGGATATCGGCGCAAAAATCATTACCGTGGTCGGGCGTTACTTCGCCATGGACCGCGACAAACGCTGGGATCGAACCAAACTTGCCTGGGACGCCATCATGTTGGGCCGGGGCCAGGTCTCTTCTGAAGATCCTTCCGAGGCCGTCCGGAAGAGGTACGCTGAAAATGAAACGGACGAGTTCCTCAAACCGATCATTTTTTCTCATGCCAATGAGCAGAGAATCCGTGATGCGGATGTCGTGTTCTGCTTCAACTTCCGAGCGGACCGGATGCGGCAGCTCTCCAATGCATTTTTGTTCGAGGATTTTAACGGTTTTGAACGCGAAATCTGGCCCCGCGTTGAATACGTAACGCTGAGCACCTACGACAAAACGTTTAAGTGCCCGGTTGCATTCCGGCCGCAAAGCCTCAAAGACATCCTGGGCGAGGTGGTCAGCAACGCAGGCAAACGCCAGTTGCGAATCGCGGAAACGGAAAAGTATCCGCACGTTACTTACTTTTTTAACGGAGGAGTCGAACAGCCGTTTCCGGGCGAGGACCGGGTGATCGTGCCCTCGCCCAAAGTGGCGACCTACGATCTGCAGCCGGAGATGAGCGAACCAAAGGTTACCGAGGAGCTGCTCAAGCGGTTGAAAGATTACGACCTGGTGATCCTCAATTTCGCAAACCCGGATATGGTCGGGCACACGGGGGTAGTCGCCGCGGGCGTGAAGGCCGTCGAGGCGGTGGACGACGGCGTTCGTCAGGTTATCGAGGAAGTTCTGCGGTTAGACGGCCGCGCCCTGGTTACGGCCGACCATGGCAACTGTGAACTGATGCGTAACCCGGACGGTTCGCCCAACACCGCCCACACGACCAACCTCGTTCACCTCTTGTACGTGGCCGCCGACGCGGGCCGGTTTCAGATTGAGGATGGCATCCTGGCGGACGTTGCGCCTACGCTGCTCCAAATGCTGGGATTGCCGAAACCGGAAGAAATGACCGGTCACTCTCTGCTTCGGGAAAAGGCGTAG
- the infA gene encoding translation initiation factor IF-1, whose amino-acid sequence MSVERPIATEGKIIAVLPGTMFRVELPNQHLVLAHISGRMRKRFIRLTTGDRVKLEMSAYDLSKARIVYRLG is encoded by the coding sequence ATGTCTGTTGAGCGTCCGATTGCCACCGAAGGAAAAATCATCGCCGTACTGCCCGGAACCATGTTTCGGGTAGAACTCCCCAACCAACACCTCGTACTCGCCCATATTTCCGGCAGGATGAGGAAACGATTCATTCGTCTGACCACGGGCGACCGGGTTAAGCTGGAGATGTCCGCTTATGATCTCAGCAAAGCGCGCATCGTTTATCGATTGGGGTAG
- a CDS encoding Zn-dependent oligopeptidase, with protein sequence MIKVLVVFAVTAGLFGTSRPLSASDAPQSSVRPPDDLNALEALAEKCHSILIAPVFESTPEEIQKTVDDAIARANREYDAIGKLTAGQVTFANAIEALDDIDSRLEQIVGRINVLQEAHPDPAMREAAFDATQKLQEWSVGLDYRKDVYQAVKAFAATNPQLAGEDERLFKDTLRDYKRAGLDLPEAKRAEVEKWRKELGLLENTFALNINGASTPVPLAGEELAGLPEEMLRRLKRRNDRYIVDANVTFEYEAVEDNTTPEATRRKLYLARDNRARAQNVPLLVNVLQHRSDIARALGYDSWADYRIEDRMAKNGATALHFLENLKERLEPKFRAELDQFKRIKAATPGQDTPDVNIWDWRFCAEKLRQQQFHVDAESLRGFFPLERVLTGMFGVYERIFGIEIREVKAPSKYVNDLRLFAVIDRKSREPLGLLYMDLFPRPGKFNHFANFPLVWGKLLPDGVYVRPTTTLLCNFPPPDQNGLALMSHDDVVTIFHEFGHAMHSILTEAKDIRFSGTNVPTDFVEAPSQMLEYFAWDKSVLDGFAADYRDPARKIPAETLSELKRADLATKATFYRRQLAFGILDLRLHSSPAPEELAHLNDFCNGILGQVFLPPDPGTAVIASYGHLVGYDAGYYGYAWADVIAADMASVFEAAPGGYLDEKVGSRLRNEIYARGNSRDITISIEKFLGRQPSVEPFLKKVGLQ encoded by the coding sequence ATGATCAAAGTTCTCGTCGTTTTTGCGGTGACGGCCGGCCTGTTTGGGACCAGTCGGCCTTTGTCTGCGTCCGACGCCCCGCAATCCTCGGTGCGGCCGCCGGACGACTTGAACGCCCTCGAGGCGCTGGCAGAAAAGTGTCATTCCATCCTGATTGCCCCGGTCTTTGAAAGCACGCCGGAGGAAATCCAGAAAACCGTGGATGATGCGATCGCCCGCGCTAACCGCGAGTACGATGCAATCGGTAAGTTGACTGCCGGGCAGGTGACTTTTGCAAATGCGATCGAGGCGCTTGACGACATTGACTCCCGGCTCGAGCAAATTGTCGGCCGGATTAATGTCCTCCAGGAGGCTCACCCGGATCCGGCGATGCGGGAAGCCGCGTTCGACGCGACGCAGAAGCTTCAGGAATGGTCCGTCGGTCTGGATTACCGAAAGGACGTTTACCAGGCCGTAAAGGCGTTTGCGGCAACTAACCCGCAGCTTGCGGGTGAGGATGAGCGTCTGTTCAAGGACACCCTGCGCGACTACAAGCGAGCGGGATTAGACCTGCCCGAAGCGAAACGGGCCGAAGTCGAGAAATGGAGGAAAGAGCTCGGGCTTCTGGAGAACACTTTCGCCCTCAACATCAATGGCGCTTCAACCCCCGTCCCGCTTGCCGGGGAGGAACTGGCCGGGCTGCCGGAGGAGATGCTGAGGCGCCTCAAGCGCCGGAATGACCGGTACATCGTCGACGCCAACGTCACATTCGAATACGAGGCGGTGGAAGATAACACCACCCCGGAGGCAACCCGCAGAAAACTTTATCTTGCCCGTGATAATCGGGCCCGGGCGCAAAACGTGCCGCTCCTGGTCAATGTATTGCAACACCGCAGTGACATCGCCCGGGCACTCGGGTACGACTCCTGGGCGGATTACCGGATCGAGGACCGGATGGCCAAAAACGGCGCCACCGCCCTGCACTTTCTTGAGAACCTGAAGGAGCGGCTCGAGCCGAAATTCCGGGCGGAATTGGACCAGTTCAAACGCATCAAGGCGGCCACGCCCGGCCAGGATACGCCTGACGTGAACATATGGGATTGGAGATTTTGCGCCGAGAAACTGCGCCAACAACAGTTCCATGTCGACGCGGAGTCGTTGCGCGGATTTTTCCCGCTCGAAAGGGTTCTGACGGGCATGTTCGGGGTCTACGAACGCATCTTTGGCATTGAGATCCGGGAAGTGAAGGCGCCCTCCAAATACGTCAACGATCTCAGGCTCTTTGCCGTGATTGACCGGAAAAGCCGGGAGCCGCTCGGCCTGCTGTACATGGATTTGTTCCCGCGCCCGGGCAAATTCAACCACTTTGCGAATTTCCCCCTCGTCTGGGGTAAACTGCTTCCCGATGGCGTCTACGTACGGCCCACGACAACCTTGCTCTGCAATTTTCCCCCGCCCGATCAGAATGGATTGGCGCTGATGAGCCATGACGATGTCGTGACCATCTTTCACGAATTCGGCCACGCGATGCATTCCATCTTGACGGAGGCTAAAGACATCCGGTTCTCGGGCACTAACGTTCCTACCGACTTCGTCGAGGCACCCTCGCAGATGCTTGAATACTTCGCCTGGGACAAAAGCGTGCTGGACGGGTTTGCAGCCGATTATCGTGATCCGGCCAGGAAGATTCCCGCCGAGACGCTCTCGGAGCTGAAACGGGCGGATCTGGCCACCAAAGCCACGTTCTACCGGCGCCAGCTTGCGTTCGGGATCCTTGACCTGAGGTTACATTCCAGCCCGGCCCCGGAGGAACTGGCGCACCTCAATGATTTCTGCAACGGGATCCTGGGCCAGGTCTTCCTGCCGCCTGACCCCGGCACGGCCGTGATCGCTTCCTATGGGCACCTGGTCGGGTACGACGCCGGCTATTACGGTTACGCCTGGGCTGACGTTATCGCGGCCGACATGGCTTCGGTTTTCGAAGCCGCGCCCGGCGGTTACCTGGACGAAAAAGTAGGATCCCGCCTGCGGAACGAGATTTATGCCCGCGGAAATTCGCGTGACATCACGATTTCCATTGAAAAATTTCTCGGACGCCAACCATCGGTTGAACCGTTCCTGAAAAAGGTAGGACTGCAGTAA
- a CDS encoding phospholipid carrier-dependent glycosyltransferase, giving the protein MSELSPLPVTANATTHPASARGPVPGVSSAPQTRRSPGRRVDAVAIWAALLLIAALYLGCIGVPRLFDQIDGQYAGAAREMVARGDLLVPTQDGVPRLQKPPLFYWLEIASFKAFGINEFAARLPLALSVLGWFAMTGLFAWRITGRALAGPVAALVLATFAGTFFFTHLVMPEPVLALMMSLTIWALWSAEITGSPRRRSVWLTAAWLFMACGSLAKGLHALLFPAFAYAMVAWVVPRRRLACKRFLAFWPGWILFLALVLPWYVMVEARYPGFLKEHFWNEQFGHVFNRRWPPDTDRVPLAVFWVEHLGLLFPWTAFLPLVMPRFVAMCRNWRDQAAKPAGFLGAWFIINAVTILFSSIQDYYLLVSWPALAVGVATVFSGWEGRRRRQAAWSGVALIASGTAALAGAFLARQAIDGNPAGEARAEIHLIDALGCMAGHGGLFLTLLVTVAAALLAAGTAVLVCARFQRPVLAAAAVGLSAATFLVCGAVALPRTEDLFSSWRIADFLNHANPADAQIASESECNDYTSLFFYLPHRVCWVNANPAIEFATRVHGIGKDLYLTEDQLAHAWKQPSRVFLITVKQNLPKWQDRLAGSGSGAYVVLECGARVVLTNQLQSQYRR; this is encoded by the coding sequence ATGAGTGAACTCAGCCCCTTGCCGGTTACGGCCAACGCTACAACCCACCCCGCCTCCGCACGCGGGCCGGTGCCGGGCGTCAGTTCGGCGCCGCAAACCCGCCGTTCTCCCGGCCGCCGGGTCGACGCCGTCGCGATCTGGGCCGCGCTCCTGCTGATTGCTGCCCTTTACCTGGGCTGTATCGGTGTGCCGCGGCTCTTTGACCAGATCGACGGCCAGTATGCGGGTGCGGCCCGGGAGATGGTGGCGCGCGGCGACCTGCTTGTGCCCACTCAGGATGGCGTGCCGCGCCTTCAGAAGCCGCCCTTATTCTACTGGCTGGAAATAGCCTCGTTTAAGGCGTTCGGAATAAACGAGTTTGCCGCCCGATTGCCCCTGGCGCTCTCGGTGCTTGGCTGGTTCGCGATGACGGGGCTGTTTGCGTGGCGTATCACGGGCCGCGCGCTGGCGGGACCGGTTGCCGCCCTGGTCCTGGCCACCTTTGCCGGCACATTTTTCTTTACCCACCTCGTCATGCCTGAGCCGGTGCTTGCACTGATGATGTCGCTCACGATCTGGGCCCTGTGGTCGGCAGAAATCACCGGCTCGCCCCGCCGGCGTTCCGTCTGGCTGACGGCGGCCTGGCTTTTTATGGCATGCGGATCCCTGGCGAAGGGCTTGCACGCGTTGCTCTTCCCGGCCTTCGCTTACGCGATGGTGGCGTGGGTCGTCCCCCGGCGCCGGCTCGCCTGCAAACGCTTTCTTGCGTTCTGGCCCGGCTGGATCCTCTTTTTGGCCCTGGTTTTGCCCTGGTACGTCATGGTGGAGGCGCGTTATCCCGGCTTTCTGAAAGAACATTTTTGGAACGAGCAATTTGGTCACGTGTTCAACCGCCGCTGGCCGCCCGACACCGACCGGGTACCGCTTGCGGTGTTCTGGGTGGAACACCTCGGCCTGCTCTTCCCCTGGACGGCGTTCCTGCCGCTGGTCATGCCGCGATTTGTCGCAATGTGCAGGAACTGGCGCGACCAGGCGGCGAAGCCGGCCGGATTTTTGGGGGCTTGGTTCATCATCAACGCGGTGACGATTCTGTTCTCGAGCATCCAGGATTATTACTTGCTCGTTTCATGGCCGGCCCTGGCGGTCGGCGTGGCCACCGTCTTCAGCGGTTGGGAAGGGCGGCGCCGGCGTCAGGCGGCCTGGAGCGGGGTGGCATTGATCGCTTCAGGCACCGCTGCCCTGGCTGGGGCGTTCCTGGCCCGCCAGGCAATCGACGGCAACCCGGCCGGTGAGGCCAGGGCTGAGATCCACCTGATTGACGCCCTCGGCTGCATGGCCGGTCACGGCGGCCTGTTTCTGACCTTGCTGGTCACCGTCGCCGCCGCCCTGCTGGCGGCCGGCACCGCCGTCCTGGTTTGTGCCCGGTTCCAACGTCCGGTCCTCGCCGCCGCGGCCGTCGGACTAAGCGCGGCGACGTTCCTGGTTTGCGGCGCCGTGGCGCTTCCACGCACCGAGGACCTGTTTTCCTCCTGGCGGATCGCAGACTTTCTGAACCATGCCAATCCCGCGGACGCTCAAATAGCCAGCGAAAGCGAGTGCAACGACTACACCAGCCTGTTTTTTTACCTTCCGCACCGTGTCTGCTGGGTAAACGCCAATCCTGCGATCGAATTTGCAACCCGCGTTCATGGGATCGGCAAAGACCTTTACCTCACCGAAGACCAGTTGGCGCACGCCTGGAAACAGCCATCCCGGGTTTTCCTTATCACCGTAAAACAGAACCTGCCCAAATGGCAGGACCGCCTGGCCGGTTCCGGAAGCGGTGCGTACGTCGTGCTGGAGTGCGGCGCGCGCGTCGTGCTTACCAACCAGCTTCAGTCGCAGTACCGCCGCTGA
- a CDS encoding UvrB/UvrC motif-containing protein → MSNLDLNNLLEDWPHEPGAVKARKIIGNDGREKIQLRIDLGLMQMEVTGRPDGQRPFGFESLLDYHQARAREVDGRGGTYELDQGDLLLLQQEGHQYYHRYLSLFQLREYPSVIRDTERNLRLFDFVSGHCDDEDFKWGAFEQYRPYVMMMKTRASASLELQKERSSRAIEVIEQGKQQIEQFYQAIGQAQWINTSTELGFLNEWLAELRENLPLSPLEIMERDLERAIAAEAYERAAELRDAIRKLSRKMPDESVDHGA, encoded by the coding sequence GTGAGTAACCTAGACTTGAACAACCTGCTGGAGGATTGGCCGCATGAACCCGGCGCGGTTAAGGCCCGCAAGATCATCGGCAATGACGGTCGTGAAAAGATCCAGCTGCGCATTGACCTCGGCTTGATGCAAATGGAGGTGACGGGTCGGCCCGATGGCCAGCGACCCTTTGGTTTTGAATCGCTCTTGGATTACCACCAGGCCCGTGCCCGTGAGGTGGATGGGCGTGGCGGCACCTACGAACTCGACCAGGGGGACCTGCTCCTGCTTCAGCAGGAGGGTCACCAATATTACCATCGTTACCTGAGCCTGTTCCAACTGCGTGAGTACCCCAGCGTGATCCGGGATACCGAGCGTAACCTCAGGCTTTTCGATTTTGTCTCCGGACATTGCGATGATGAGGATTTTAAATGGGGAGCCTTTGAGCAGTACCGGCCCTACGTCATGATGATGAAGACACGGGCCAGCGCCTCGCTTGAACTCCAGAAGGAACGCTCCTCCCGTGCGATCGAAGTCATCGAACAAGGCAAGCAGCAGATTGAGCAGTTTTACCAGGCCATTGGTCAGGCGCAATGGATTAACACCAGCACCGAGCTCGGATTCCTTAACGAATGGCTGGCGGAGTTGCGGGAAAACCTGCCGCTCAGCCCGCTGGAGATCATGGAACGAGACCTCGAAAGGGCGATCGCGGCTGAAGCGTATGAGCGTGCGGCAGAGCTGCGCGATGCAATTCGTAAACTTTCGCGGAAAATGCCGGACGAATCCGTCGATCACGGCGCATAA
- a CDS encoding peptide ABC transporter substrate-binding protein gives MLASLILAAAVICGIRLFSGPASPAASRTLQEANRAKVLLLVSGSEPRTLDPQESQGVLEHHIIIALIEGLVGGDEKDQARCVPGVAADWMHNEDYSSWTFRIGEDRRWSNGDPVTAQDFVFAYRRMLTASFGAAYADMLFILKGAEDYYRGKITDFGQVGVKALDDHHLQLDCVGPTPYLLSMLQHSAWFPVHPATILKFGNIDTRDSKWTRPENYVGTGPFRIKTWRPNDVIEVERNPYYWDQKNVKLNGIKFFAIENEMTQNRAFMAGQLHMTDTIPSDKVASYRRKQPDLLRIDPYEGVYFYRLNVDRPVLKDPRVRLALSYAIDREAICKNILRADQKPATGYTPPGMAGYQPLNKFHFDPDRARKLLAEAGYPDGKGFPKFTILFNTSDAHRTIAEAVQQMWKEELNVDVGLENQEWKVYLDTQNNKNYDISRSAWVGDFMDPVTFLSMWTTGNGNNDTNWGNPRYDELIDRSNHAGDPQTRLQILRKAEELFLDEAPVLVVYWYTHDYLIRPSVKNWYPLALDNHNYKFIDLETGAVPEEKGSNRQARR, from the coding sequence ATGCTCGCCAGCCTGATTTTGGCCGCCGCGGTTATATGCGGTATCCGCTTGTTTTCGGGCCCGGCTTCACCCGCCGCCAGCCGGACCTTGCAAGAAGCTAACCGGGCAAAAGTTCTGCTCCTGGTCTCCGGCTCGGAGCCGCGCACGCTCGATCCGCAGGAGTCGCAGGGAGTGCTCGAGCATCACATCATCATCGCCCTGATCGAAGGCCTGGTCGGCGGTGATGAGAAAGACCAGGCCCGGTGCGTGCCGGGCGTGGCCGCGGACTGGATGCATAACGAGGATTATTCGAGTTGGACCTTTCGTATCGGGGAGGACCGCAGATGGTCAAACGGCGATCCGGTTACGGCCCAGGACTTCGTCTTTGCCTACCGGCGGATGCTGACCGCATCGTTCGGCGCGGCGTACGCAGACATGCTGTTTATTCTCAAAGGGGCCGAGGATTATTACCGCGGTAAAATCACGGATTTCGGTCAGGTCGGCGTTAAAGCCCTCGACGATCACCACCTGCAGCTCGATTGCGTCGGGCCGACGCCCTACCTGCTGTCAATGCTGCAGCACTCAGCGTGGTTCCCAGTCCACCCGGCCACCATCCTCAAATTCGGCAACATCGACACGCGCGATTCCAAGTGGACCCGGCCGGAGAATTACGTCGGCACCGGCCCGTTCCGCATCAAGACGTGGCGCCCTAACGATGTAATCGAAGTCGAGCGCAACCCGTATTACTGGGACCAGAAAAACGTTAAGCTCAATGGAATCAAGTTCTTCGCGATCGAAAACGAGATGACGCAGAACCGCGCCTTCATGGCCGGACAACTGCACATGACCGACACCATACCCTCAGATAAAGTCGCGTCCTACCGGCGCAAGCAGCCGGATCTCCTCCGGATCGACCCGTATGAAGGTGTCTACTTTTACCGTCTCAACGTCGACCGTCCGGTGCTGAAGGATCCGCGGGTTAGGTTGGCCCTCAGCTACGCCATCGACCGCGAAGCCATTTGCAAAAACATCCTGCGGGCCGACCAGAAACCGGCGACCGGGTACACGCCGCCCGGCATGGCCGGCTACCAGCCGTTGAACAAATTCCACTTCGATCCCGACCGGGCCCGCAAGCTGCTGGCTGAAGCCGGTTACCCGGACGGAAAGGGCTTCCCGAAGTTCACGATTCTGTTTAACACGTCGGATGCGCATCGTACGATCGCCGAAGCCGTACAGCAGATGTGGAAAGAGGAATTGAATGTCGACGTAGGACTCGAAAACCAGGAATGGAAGGTATATCTCGACACGCAGAACAATAAGAACTATGACATTTCGCGCTCGGCCTGGGTCGGCGACTTTATGGATCCCGTGACCTTCCTGAGCATGTGGACTACCGGTAACGGGAACAACGACACAAACTGGGGCAATCCGCGGTATGACGAGCTGATTGACCGGTCTAATCATGCCGGTGACCCGCAAACCCGTCTGCAGATCCTGCGCAAGGCTGAAGAACTCTTCCTCGATGAGGCGCCCGTGCTCGTCGTTTACTGGTACACGCACGATTACCTGATCCGGCCTTCGGTAAAGAATTGGTACCCGCTGGCGCTCGATAACCACAACTACAAATTCATCGATCTCGAGACCGGGGCCGTGCCGGAAGAAAAGGGTTCCAACCGGCAGGCCCGGCGTTAG